One genomic region from Streptomyces sp. NBC_00457 encodes:
- the gap gene encoding type I glyceraldehyde-3-phosphate dehydrogenase translates to MTIRVGINGFGRIGRNYFRALLEQGADIEIVAVNDLGDTATTAHLLKYDTILGRLKQEVTHTADTITVDGHTIKVLSERNPADIPWGELGVDIVIESTGIFTKKDDAAKHIAGGAKKVLISAPAKDEDITIVMGVNQDKYDPANHHVISNASCTTNCVAPMAKVLDENFGIVKGLMTTVHAYTNDQRILDFPHKDLRRARAAAENIIPTTTGAAKATALVLPQLKGKLDGIAMRVPVPTGSATDLVVELSREVTKDEVNAAFKKASEGELQGYLTYTEDEIVSSDIVSDPSSCTFDSSLTMVQEGTSVKILGWYDNEWGYSNRLVDLTVFVGNQL, encoded by the coding sequence GTGACGATCCGCGTAGGCATCAACGGCTTTGGCCGCATCGGTCGTAACTACTTCCGCGCGCTGCTGGAGCAGGGTGCAGACATCGAGATCGTGGCTGTCAACGACCTGGGTGACACCGCGACCACCGCTCACCTGCTGAAGTACGACACGATTCTGGGGCGCCTCAAGCAGGAGGTCACCCACACCGCCGACACGATCACCGTCGACGGCCACACGATCAAGGTGCTCTCCGAGCGCAACCCCGCCGACATCCCGTGGGGCGAGCTGGGTGTCGACATCGTCATCGAGTCGACCGGCATCTTCACCAAGAAGGACGACGCCGCGAAGCACATCGCGGGCGGTGCGAAGAAGGTCCTCATCTCGGCTCCGGCCAAGGACGAGGACATCACCATCGTGATGGGCGTCAACCAGGACAAGTACGACCCGGCGAACCACCACGTCATCTCCAACGCCTCCTGCACCACCAACTGTGTGGCGCCGATGGCCAAGGTCCTCGACGAGAACTTCGGCATCGTCAAGGGTCTGATGACGACGGTGCACGCGTACACGAACGACCAGCGCATCCTGGACTTCCCGCACAAGGACCTGCGCCGCGCCCGTGCCGCCGCGGAGAACATCATCCCGACGACCACCGGTGCCGCCAAGGCCACCGCCCTGGTCCTGCCGCAGCTGAAGGGCAAGCTGGACGGCATCGCGATGCGTGTCCCGGTCCCGACCGGCTCGGCCACCGACCTCGTCGTGGAGCTGTCCCGCGAGGTCACCAAGGACGAGGTCAACGCCGCCTTCAAGAAGGCCTCCGAGGGCGAGCTGCAGGGCTACCTGACCTACACCGAGGACGAGATCGTCTCCTCGGACATCGTCAGCGACCCGTCGTCCTGCACCTTCGACTCCTCCCTGACCATGGTCCAGGAAGGCACGTCGGTGAAGATCCTCGGCTGGTACGACAACGAGTGGGGCTACTCCAACCGCCTCGTC